DNA from Alnus glutinosa chromosome 2, dhAlnGlut1.1, whole genome shotgun sequence:
TGCTTAGTTCAATTCTCTATTGGAAAAAATTACAAGGATGAAGTTTTGTGTGATGTTCCTATGGATGCATGTCATATATTGCTTCGTAGACCAAGGCAGTTTGATAGAAGAACTTTTcatgatggtttcaaaaacatTTATTCTTTTGAAAAGGATGGAACCAAAATTACCTTAGCTCCCTTAAGAATGTTGACTGCACCTAAACCTTCTAAAGGGAAGTGTAGTAATCTTCTTTCTATATGTGAAGTTGAGAGAGCTTTATCGGAATGTGAGGAAGGGTATGCTCTAGTGGTAGTGGAAAAGAAAGACAATTAAAATTCCTCTTATTTTACAACCACTTCTTGAGAAATTTCCTGATGTCATCCCGGAAGAGCTTCTACCAGGTCTCCCGCCCATGAGAGACATACAGCATCACATTGACCTTGTTCTAGGTTCCGTTCTACTAACAAGGAGACCTATTGAATGAATCCAAGAGAGCATGAAGAGTTACAAAGACAAGTTGATGAGCTGATTACCAAAGGCCTTGTGAGAGAAAGCATGAGCCCTTGCGCTGTTCCGGCACTTCTAGTACCAAAGAACGATGGTTCTTGGTATATGTGCATTGACAGTAGGGCTGTGAACGAGATCACCATAAGATATCGCTTTCCCATTCCACGGTCGATGATCTTCTTGATCAACTTCATGGAGCCATAATCTTCTCCAACCTAGATCTTCGTAACGGATATCAGTAAATTCGCATGAGAGATAGTGATGAATGGAAGACAACTTTTAAAACTAGAAATGGCCTCTATGAAGGTTAGCAGGACAGCTGTAAGTCGAGGGTTACAATGGATGGTCATGCCATTTGGACTCTCTAATGGTCCTAGTACATTTATGCGTCTTATGAATCATGTGTTTAAACCTTTTATGGgaaaatttgttgttgtttacTTTGATGATATCTTAGTTTACAGCAAATCTCCATAACAACATATGAAACACCTTCAACAAGTCTTTCAAACTCTACGAGAGCAGACGTTGTATGTCAACTTGAAGAAGTGTCACTTCTTCACAAATAGTCTAGTGTTCTTAGGCTATGTTGTTTCTAACGAAGGAATCATGATGGATCCCAGCAAAATTGAGGCAATTACCAGTTGGCCTATTCCCAAGTCCCTCCATGACATCAGAAGCTTTTATTGACTTGCATCATTCTACCGGCGCTTCATCAAAGGCTTCAGCACCATTATTGCTCCCATCACAAAATGCCTTAAGGGAGGAACGTTTAAGTGGACGGAAGAAGGCCAAAAGAGCTTTGAACTTCTCAAGCAGAAAGTAACAGAGGCACCAATCCTTATGCTTCCAGATTTCTCCAAAGTGTTTGAAGTTGATTGTGATGCTTCTAATTTGGAATTTGGTGGTGTTCTCAGCCAAGAAGGCAAGCCAATTGCCTTttcagtgaaaagctcaatgACTCCCGAAAGAAGTATTCCACCTATGACAAAGAATTATATGCTCTTGTTCGTGCGTTCGAGCATTGGAGTCATTATCTACTCTCCAAAGAATTTATACTTCATTCTGACCATGAAGCTTTGAAGTACTTGAACAGCCAGCAGAAGCTCAACACACACGACATGCAAACTAGAGTGAGTTTTTGCAAGCCTTTTCATTCTCAATCAAGCACAAGGCCGGTAAATTCAATCAAGTAGCTGATGCTTTAAGTCGAAGACACTCTTTACTTAATACCATGCAAGTGCAGGTTGTGGGTTTTGAAGTTGTCAAACAACTTTACAAAGATGATCCTGATTTTGGCTGTGCTTGGAAGAAATGTTCTAATGGTCCTAACAACTATTTCTTGTTGCAAGAtggttttcttttcaaaaacaaCCATTTATGCATTCCCCAATATTCATTAAGAGAAGCCATTATCAAAGAAGCCCGTGGAGGAGGTCTTGCTGGTCATTTTGTCAGAGACAAAACTTTAGCTCTTGTGCAGGAGAATTTCATTTGGCCCAAGATGGTACAAGATATTGTGCGACACGTGAAGCAATGTCGAATTTGCCACCTCACAAATAGTCACAAACAGAACACCGGACTATATATCCCATTGCTTGTTCCAAATTCCCCATGGGAGGATATTAGTCTTGACTTTGTTGTGGGTTTACCCAGAACCCAAATGAACAAAGATGGCTCATTTTGTCCTTTGCAACAAAACTCATGATGCATCTCATGCTGCTGAATTGCATTTCAAGGAGATCATCAAGCTTCATGGCATTCCCAAAACAATCACTTCCGATCGTGATTCCAAGTTTGTTGGTCATTTTTGTCCATTGCAACAAAACTCTTGATGCATCTCATGTTGCTGAATTGCATTTCAGGGAGATCATCAAGCTTCATGGCATTCCCAAAGCAATCACTTCCGATCTTGATTCCAAGTTTCTTGGTCATTTTTGGCGTACACTTTGGCGAAAGCTTGGAACTATCATCCAATTCATCTCTGCATACCATCCCCAAATTGAAGTTGTTAATCGAAGTTTGGGAAACCTCTTGAGGAGTTTTGTGGGAAAGAACATCCGACAATGGGATCTTCTCATTGCTCAAGCCGAATTTGCCTATAATAGGTCTACTAGCCAAACCACTGGTTGTAGTCCTTTTGAAGTTGTCTATGGCCTAAATCCTATAAGTCCTCTTGATTTGGCTCCAATTTCTACTACCATTCAAATTTAGTGGCGATGCTGATAAACGAGCCAAGGGAATCAAGAAGTTGCATAAGCAAATTCGAGGTCATATTGAGAAGCAAAATGAGAAGTATCGCACACAGGCCAATAATAGAAAGCCAATGGTTTTCAAAGAAAGGAGATTTGGTTTGGATTCTTCTTCAAAAAGAACGTTTTCCGGCAAGAAGGCGATCTAAGCTCCTACCACGAGTAGATGGTCCTCTCAAAGTGCTCCAACGCATTGGAGAAAATACTTATAAGATGGAGCTCCCTGAAGACTATGGTGTATCTGCTACTTTCAATGTATATGACTTGGCACCATATGAAGATATCGAAGAGACCACGGACTTGAGGGCAAGTCCTCATCAACTGGGGGAGACTGGCATGGGAATACATAACAAGAATGATTTAACAAAGGGCCAAGCTTCAGCCCAATTAAGTCCACAGGCTCAACAGAATGTAAGGGCCCAAATTGAAGAAATCCTAATGCAGTTTAGAGAATTCTAAAAACCCTTGTGGCTGTCCAATTACCCATCATCTCCAACACATGCTTAGGTGTAATTTGAAGTTCAGAATCTTATCTTTCCaataaaaaaaggttttaatTCAAACGGAGTTGCGTGCCAAAAGTTATAACCGTTTGAAGTTGAGTGGTCAGACTTCTAAGGAATATGCATTAAGGTGCTTGTTTGTCCCCTTGTCTTTTCCTCCTATTTGATGATTGTTTTCTATCATTATTACTTGTTTAACTACCTTAGATGCTTATCCTATGCTTAGAGGATTGTTCTAAGCTTATATAATACTTTTGTTTGCAAGTGTAAAGCAGATTAGAGTTTTGTTTTAAACATTAGCCTTTGGCTTTTGAGAGAAGTGTTCTACTTGTATCTCTGCATCTCTTTGATGTGCACGTTAGAGTGGTGAGTTTCTAAAGTTCTGTATCCCTTGTTGTAATCCTTTAGGTGATGACGTTCTGTATTCCTTTGGTGTTATCTTTTAGGTGGTGAACgtttatctttcattttgagTGTGGTTTTGTGTAGTTTCCATCTCCATATCTGTTCGGTATCACTTGTGCCTTAAAAACTCATGCCATTGGACAAGCTAAAGGTTCCTCATTAGCATCATGCCAGCAACATTGCTTCTCCAATACAATTTCTCAGGACTTTCatgtttttccttttatgatttatttttcataaactaTAAATTCAATATATGGTCTTTATATGGACTATAAATGCTTGTTTCAGAATGACAATCATGACCTGCTCTCTTCACCACTTCTCACTTTAAATACATTCCCCAATAAGGAAAGGCTTGCCCCTTCATATGTTGATTTCTTTTCACCCCATATCACTTGATCATTGTCAATGCTATGCCTCTCTATGCATGTAGTTTAAGATTATGCTTTTGACAAGATAAAGCAAGGCTGCccagggaaaaaagaaaaacaagataaaGTAGGGCCAATGTTTAATCCCATCATAGCTGTGACTAATAATTCTATTTATCAtctaaaattttatacaaatctaCATCATAATTATAAGCTAGGTACTAACTTCCGAGATTCCATTTAAGGGGAaatgtattatatttaaaatgaaGACATTCCATTTTTCATTCAATTCTGATAAAACACGTACTTCACTACACTACTTAGTAATtccacaacaatcaaataaggCATAAATAGAAATGAAATTTTAAGTACGTAATGTTCTACCATATATTAACTAGAAGCATCATTTCAGGTAGGAGGAATGCATCGTTATTAAGCTGTAACTTACAAAAACTCCGCTGAAACACCGTTCTTGTTGACATCAGCAGGAAGCGGCCACACGACCTGGTATGGCCCTTGTAAGATCTCTCTTTTGTGATATGTAGAGATTGAGTCATTTGAACAACCAACCACTTTCCAGTACTGGGATAAGCGTCTACCCGAAACGGTTAACCTGTCAGAGAGTCAGATTCTTATCAGATATTGACCTAAAAGATTGTTGACTTGGCAAGACAACTCAAGAACATATAAATAGAAAAACGGAGGAACTTGTCACAAGTATATCATGCCGTTGATATGAGTCGTTTTCCACTGAAGAGTACTGAGGGATGACTCCAACAGAATAAATCTTGAAATTGAAGGTTCATTATTTGATTCAATCTATATTGTTCTTACTTCTTGTACTACTCTAATCTgaataagttaaaaaataaaaaaatgcatatcATCAGATATATCTTACTTTTGGTCATCAACCTCCACTCTTATATCATTGATATTGACCCCTGGAATTTCCACTGTCATAACATAATTGCGATCTGATTCTGCAACATCCATCCTAGGAGACCACTCAATTCCTGCATGAGAAagaccaaaacaaaaacccttcATGAAACGTGCAGAACCTAAATGATTATCATCTCCAAGTAAAATCAATAACAAAGAAACCATATCCCCGTCTATTCTTAAAATTCTACTGTATGTTTTTTATATCAATCAAGCTTTTGTCCAAAGCTTTTAACTTTACAAAATATACcgatctttgaattttttttttttcattttggggTAAGATAATATTACATTAAAACTAAGAAAACAGAAATACAAGAGAAACCAGAAATGATACACaaaagaagcaaagaaaaatcaatttggGTAGGTCCAACAGCATCAAAAGCCAAGCATGTACAGCTCTATCAAGTGCAGTATAAGTGGAAATGGGCCAAAGGCCTCGTCAAAAGGAAGTCCGGAAAAATAGGTCAGTGCTAAAGGCCGCGGCTGAAACCAGCAATTTGATAGAAGTAGTCAGCGGAGAAGCAAGCAAGGTAAAACTTGGGCTCCACTAGAAGGCTAATGTAAGCAGAGATCAAAACGAACTGGACACGGGTTACGGAAGGGGGGATCCACCATGATGTCCCAATAGGGATCTAGTGCCCAACAACAAGAAAGCAGGGGACAAGGGCTACACAAGGCAAGGAAAACTTGGGCTCCAATGGAAGGCTAGAGCAAACAGAGATCAACACTGGAGCGTGCAAGGTAGACTTGGGAGTTTCAAGAAAAGCCGCATTGCAATGAACTGAACAAGGGCTACAAAAGGGGATACACCATGATGTCTCGATAGAGAGTTGCTCAACAAGAAGAAAGCAGGGGACAATGGATTACAGAAGCCAAAGAGAAGTTTGTTTAAACATTAAGTACTGCTACGCACTCTTTTCTTAGGTCAAAATGAAGCTAATGATTTAGTGGGAAGAAAACCACAGGCTTGATCTGAAAATCAGTCTTTACCACTGATTTCCAACCTGCTTATCTCCAAAATAAACAAGCAGGAAACAACCATGTCTCTGCTGCATATTTCACAAGTCAATGAATAGATGCACCATATTTACactaacaaaaacaagaaaagatcCAGTTAGAAATTTTCAAACCAAACTATTAGATGCTCGTGCATATAGAGATCAAAAGCTACTAACCATCAGATTCAGAGGAGTGCATTTTCTTCTGGGAATGCAACTCCTTTCTTCCGTTTGTTCTTCTGCTAGGTTGAGCAAACTTAGGAGCCTCAGGCATGATGGTTAATACGCAACCTTGCACCATAGCTTGGCCATTTGCCAAGTTTAGTTCTTTTCTTACAGGTCTAGAAAATAATGGTGCTTCAAAACCGTTACAAGATCTCTCATAACCAGAGGATTTGTGAGGCACACCAGATGGAGCTGAGCTGCCCTGGCAGAATATTTTAACAAGACATAGCAATGACAGAATCAGTTCCTTGAAAATTTATTAGAACAAAAAGTGGAGTGTAAGAAATTGTAAACACCTCTTCAATGGTAGCCTGCCTCATGAAATAAGCTTGAGAAGCAGATCCTTGCCGTGCAAAATGCATTCCATTATCACGCCTTCGGATCACAGAGTTTAAAATGCTATTGTAGTTCTGAGACAAGAAAGACAATGTATAAATCATGCGAGTGTAACCGAAAATTATTGATTAAGTTTGAAGTGGAAGAGTAGTTGGTAtgtgttaaatcactacttatcctaaaagcttaaacggataaaaaaaaatttaatcatttaattaatactttaacacttttCTCACATGTAGGCTCAAACTCTCCCTTAACAAGTGAGGctcaacacatgaaatatttaattgaaattgtgaagaaaaaaaaataattctgatatcatattaaattattacttatcctaaaagcttaaacggataggaaaattgtgaatttaatcatttaattaatactttaacgtTATGAATGAGAGATATTTTTGGAGCAAAAAGATATAGTTGGGGTTCAATTATCTTTGAGAAGATATATTGGATTCCACGTGGCAGAGGAACCAAAAATATCAGTTTGAGATACTTTGGAGATTATCAAAGACTTTGAACTATCTTGACAACCTCTTAGAAGATGTGGGAGAGGCTCCCCTCCCATTTAGGAGTCTCctgttttctcttgtttttaaaTGGGAACATGCCACATAGAAAAATGGACAAACAAGGATCTAGCTGTAGTAGATATACCGTTACATTCTTCCAGAGTTGTATCTCACTGATGAATTGGGCCCCCGAAAGGAGTTCTTCGCCCTCCACCTAAACTACGCAGGAAAGGCCCAAATCCAATCACTGAGAATAGTGGTGAAGCTTGATAGGGCTTTTAACGTCTTTTCAACTCTTATGTTAATGAAATATATAGAGAGAGCAAAGAGAAAGAATGAAACGACCcaagaaaagcgctagccacattaGCGCTATCACCTAAAATGACTCGTTAATTTGGAACTTccctagaatcccttataaagcctaATTTCACCttaataactaagcaatgtaGGACTTATCACCCATGAGccatctcttataaaccactcactctttATGTAGGCTACTCATTCTTAATATGGGATTGGACTGTTACAAACTCCCTCCTTAAACACTTAACGTCCTCGTTAGGGCTACATCATATAGTGCTGACAGTACCACATAGCATTACTagatggctttgataccatttgtaacgactcaggaaaagtgctagtcacatctgcgctatcactccaaaatgactagtcaatttggagtttctctagaatcacttataaatatcagtttcacctaataagtaatatgaaacttaacacccataaatatctcttataaactacGTACACTTTATATGGGCTACTCATTTTTCCAAGATAGGACCAGGGTGTAAGAAAGAATTATTGTTTGGTGTCTCTGAAAAATTGAGGGAAAGGATATCAAACCCTTGAT
Protein-coding regions in this window:
- the LOC133861315 gene encoding uncharacterized protein LOC133861315, translated to MESEVARRRIDMIAAHFAPADDIPVTNVLPMNCSCSLNSVFQRCDNRMHFGRQGSASQGYFMRQATIEESGSVQSGVAHKAQNYNSILNSVIRRRDNGMHFARQGSASQAYFMRQATIEEGSSAPSGVPHKSSGYERSCNGFEAPLFSRPVRKELNLANGQAMVQGCVLTIMPEAPKFAQPSRRTNGRKELHSQKKMHSSESDGIEWSPRMDVAESDRNYVMTVEIPGVNINDIRVEVDDQKLTVSGRRLSQYWKVVGCSNDSISTYHKREILQGPYQVVWPLPADVNKNGVSAEFLDGFLQITIPKL